One genomic region from Kwoniella dejecticola CBS 10117 chromosome 1, complete sequence encodes:
- a CDS encoding argininosuccinate lyase, translating into MAAEQDFTKRKLWGGRFTGSTDPLMHEFNQSLKYDKRMYAADVKGSIAFSKALLKAGILNEQEQKEIERGLKIVESEWAENKFVIQPDDEDIHTANERRLSEIIGKEIGGKLHTGRSRNDQVATDMRIWLMEESNQVESYLKDLLNVMVSRAEKEVDAIMPGYTHLQRAQPVRWSHLLLSHSQSFLGDLDRLRQLQPRISVLPLGSAALAGNPYSLDRELLRQELGFKSIGENSMHAVADRDFIVEWLQWASLLQIHMSRMAEDLIIYSSAEFGFVQLSDAYSTGSSIMPQKKNPDSLELLRGKAGRTFGQMAGFMMSLKGVPSTYNKDLQEDKEPLFDAVDTISAALRIAEGVIATLSINPEKMFAACTMDMLATDIADYLVRKGVPFRETHHISGQSVALAEKNKIQISDLTLDQWKELSPHFTEDVKDVFNFENSVEKRNAIGGPAREMIKRQVDIARQRIGQ; encoded by the exons ATGGCTGCAGAACAGGATTTCACAAAGCGAAAATTATGGGG CGGTCGATTCACCGGATCTACTGATCCCTT GATGCACGAGTTCAACCAATCGCTAAAATACGATAAACGGATGTATGCCGCCGACGTCAAAGGCTCAATCGCATTCTCAAAAGCGTTGCTCAAAGCTGGTATTTTGAACGAGCAGGAAcagaaggagattgagaggggCTTGAAGATCGTCGAGAGTGAATGGGCTGAGAACAAG TTTGTAATTCAACCTGATGACGAGGATATCCACACCGCCAACGAAAGAAGATTATCCGAGATCATCGGGAAAGAAATCGGCGGGAAGCTGCATACgggacgaagtcgaaatGATCAAGTCGCTACAGATATGCGAATCTGGCTT ATGGAAGAATCCAACCAAGTCGAATCGTATCTCAAAGACTTGCTGAACGTCATGGTGTCCCGAGCCGAAAAAGAAGTAGATGCCATCATGCCCGGTTATACCCATCTACAACGAGCTCAGCCCGTCCGATGGTCTCACCTCTTATTATCCCACTCTCAATCCTTCCTCGGTGATTTAGACAGATTACGACAACTCCAACCTCGTATTTCCGTCTTACCACTCGGCTCGGCCGCCTTGGCAGGAAACCCATACTCCCTTGACCGAGAACTTCTCAGGCAGGAATTAGGCTTCAAGTCGATCGGAGAGAACTCCATGCATGCTGTAGCAGACAGAGACTTCATTGTGGAATGGTTACAATGGGCCAGTCTCTTGCAGATCCACATGTCTAGGATGGCtgaagatctgatcatctaTTCTTCTGCTGAATTTGGGTTTGTCCAATTGAGCGATGCTTATTC CACCGGTTCCTCCATCATGCCTCAAAAGAAGAACCCTGACTCTCTCGAATTGCTCCGTGGAAAGGCCGGTAGAACTTTCGGTCAGATGGCAGGATTCATGATGTCACTCAAGGGTGTTCCGTCGACTTACAACAAAGATCTccaagaagacaaggaacCCTTGTTTGACGCTGTCGACACTATCTCAGCTGCTCTCAGGATCGCTGAAGGGGTGATCGCTACTTTGAGC ATAAACCCCGAAAAGATGTTCGCAGCCTGTACAATGGACATGCTAGCTACCGACATCGCAGATTACCTCGTGCGAAAAGGCGTCCCCTTCAGAGAAACGCACCATATTTCCGGACAATCAGTTGCCTTGGCTGAGAAAAATAAGATCCAAATCTCCGATTTGACCTTGGACCAATGGAAAGAACTCTCGCCGCATTTCACGGAGGATGTTAAAGACGTTTTCAACTTTGAAAATTCGGTGGAGAAGCGTAATGCCATCGGAGGACCGGCTAGGGAGATGATTAAGAGGCAAGTGGATATTGCCCGACAGAGGATCGGACAATAG
- a CDS encoding ubiquitin-like protein-NEDD8-like protein RUB3, translated as MIVKVKTLTGKEVDIDVQPDMTINKVKERVEEKAGIPPVQQRLIFGGKAMADDKAIQDYKINAGAVIHLVLALRGGVRR; from the exons ATGATCGTTAAAGTCAAG ACTCTTACTGGTAAAGAA gtcgatatcgatgtgcAGCCAGATATGACC ATCAACAAAGTGAAAGAACGAGTCGAGGAGAAAGCAGGTATTCCCCCTGTCCAACAACGTCTGATTTTCGGTGGTAAGGCCAT GGCCGACGATAAAGCTATCCAAGATTACAAGATCAACGCGGGGGCTGTCATCCACTTGGTTCTGGCTTTGAGAGGTGGAGTcaggcgatga